The Anopheles coluzzii chromosome 2, AcolN3, whole genome shotgun sequence genome window below encodes:
- the LOC120950069 gene encoding uncharacterized protein LOC120950069, protein MAHPERLLLLALLLSLVAHQSTPVAAFEDFLDDIFSIFFDSDSESESEEPIQVNGKHATINVMCDNCTLTINCPNCSSMAMAPMPSGSAQPNGASSPTAAPAPAAPSTTAAAVTTAATEATTTVTTATTAATPAGTTVPVNTTMADGNDGMASMSTADGETTTAAAAF, encoded by the exons ATGGCGCACCCGGAGAGATTGCTGTTGCTTGCACTGCTGCTTTCGCTTGTGGCCCACCAATCGACACCGGTTGCTGCTTTCGAAGATTTTCTG GACGACATCTTCTCCATTTTCTTCGACTCGGACAGCGAAAGTGAATCGGAAGAACCGATCCAGGTGAATGGGAAGCATGCCACGATCAACGTAATGTGCGACAACTGCACACTGACAATCAACTGTCCCAACTGTAGCAGCATGGCGATGGCACCGATGCCTTCCGGTTCTGCGCAACCGAATGGTGCTAGCTCGCCAACTGCTGCACCGGCACCGGCTGCACCATCCACTACTGCGGCCGCAGTAACAACGGCAGCAACGGAAGCGACTACCACTgttactactgctactactgctgctactcctGCAGGTACAACCGTTCCGGTCAACACGACAATGGCCGATGGAAACGATGGTATGGCGTCCATGTCGACGGCCGACGGCGAAActaccactgctgctgctgctttctaA
- the LOC120948747 gene encoding hamartin — MDVAKLFDDLESNNLDRVDEVKRKFQEIFSSTKESWLACNMMEYFAHTSSIRIVEILVKVQQPHDKHIFDRLSEWIRSGTSKTLALTLFGHIIQKRPLWLYKVGNHQLVKEVLKLSKVEKDITSLINAVLCIIDLLPVIPLAMGSFVQDLFDVFNYLATWNQNESHLPEYQLIHLQFGLYELFTRLYGMYPCNFVAFLKQEYSSTGRQAVFQHTIKPLLDTVKIHPRLVLCDRDSETSQQRWKNMEPHDVVNECARMSLEYPEPQPLESTQAQLLAVNGPGGNECPCYMTPIKPYEYTAGGGTDAFEFPWKANVNFFNTLSLDQQLCTIAAQNSIWSPNSTLMQPTPPPTTGTVPHTPIPTPSYTIPTVPVPQPPAADGASPPEAAVEATPETTPMKDTKPAASSRPYPTSVKPQTARAIWTPSQPASPIKKDMGQSHFNYEYPLAVVTSKKLLQVVSDRNQSLLHLSDTGTTTTTTTMTTVASATSTTSNSVPSSPLPIDQQTMMGPTAPGTRNESPMVQIQPAQSRPGDLSQEDQEVNDINSPHMHHSQSLPVGTAVPIRDLCADEDQDQGEGSPCSAGGLHFKNSQSVINYTRRRLHSHCLVDSSDPYYSTGTSPADTSGNYLRNGATMATQLVSLGSRGGGGGGGGGVIGPGQQLQIPEPLAIYGRQQVAEQEQHHHYHHQCHHHIHLHQQHHQHHHHHVVGGAGAGSLFAGHQQQRRHSLPDLKHFALKVNPKLLLDSVSIVKQRQLGQQPNRAGETANGAGNNSASSSEGVGSNADSSPSEEEAISAATHFHSKQEQRSSEQLARNQELFRQLRNNLTTVVTPISHLQHHRGHHHPHHQQQQQLRLQGESFSVTRSRLDHQASSAGTAIVPVPSHATISTATQTIISWPQPYEQIFYGILQEELRFKNSISQMQHEQQVQKSGRLDPYALLDQYIETCAKTRATQAENGNRANLPESYYQDHIRLLHLQLQYERHRREIHAERNRRLLGKSRKIRALEQNNEALKDQVARLTREIASLNAELSTVRRKTNAELTEVSRECVRWKETLHQEQELCKERQLKIEALQVVIKDETAQRREVNLQLENAQGELFDLRNELRKAVGKADLGQQYREELTRLQSELLMMGEVQLRFKEKLAELERLRAREAEIALMKANYHEEWKELKFALQQKSAQLDTAKERQAELEQQLIKREETITHQKRTLKTVKEENQEKFKALENKYEAQKAIIIRMEDQIEELRVQSCVAKSPDSDRTDAVGSLDHTSPLSISLASSEGIPEIRNLSALVAQNSAGLGTQLGGGGHSSTLPGMGNSSTSGTIELDSNLPTPTTAGLYQQGQGGGTLPDP; from the exons ATGGATGTGGCCAAGCTGTTTGACGATCTCGAGTCCAACAATCTGGACCGGGTAGACGAAGTGAAGCGCAAGTTTCAGGAAATATTTTCATCCA caAAAGAATCCTGGCTTGCGTGCAACATGATGGAGTACTTCGCCCACACCTCCTCGATAAGGATCGTGGAAATACTGGTCAAGGTACAACAGCCCCACGATAAGCACATATTCGACCGACTGTCCGAGTGGATTCGGAGCGGTACGTCCAAAACGCTAGCACTCACCCTGTTCGGGCATATCATCCAGAAACGGCCACTCTGGCTGTATAAGGTGGGCAACCACCAGCTGGTAAAGGAGGTGCTGAAGCTATCCAAGGTGGAGAAAGACATTACCTCGCTGATCAATGCGGTCCTGTGCATTATCGATCTGCTGCCCGTGATCCCGCTGGCGATGGGGAGCTTCGTGCAGGATCTGTTCGACGTATTCAACTACCTTGCCACGTGGAACCAGAACGAGTCGCACCTGCCCGAGTACCAGCTGATCCATCTGCAGTTCGGGCTGTACGAGCTGTTCACCCGGCTGTACGGCATGTATCCGTGCAATTTTGTGGCCTTCCTCAAGCAGGAGTACTCGTCGACCGGGCGGCAGGCCGTGTTTCAGCACACGATCAAACCGCTTCTGGACACGGTGAAGATACACCCGCGGCTGGTGCTGTGCGACCGGGACAGCGAGACGAGTCAGCAGCGCTGGAAAAACATGGAACCGCACGACGTGGTGAACGAGTGTGCCCGAATGTCGCTCGAGTATCCGGAGCCGCAGCCGCTGGAAAGCACCCAGGCGCAGCTGCTGGCAGTGAACGGGCCCGGGGGCAACGAGTGTCCCTGCTACATGACACCGATAAAACCGTACGAATACACGGCCGGCGGTGGTACCGATGCGTTCGAATTCCCGTGGAAAGCCAACGTAAATTTTTTCAACACGCTCTCGCTCGACCAGCAGCTGTGCACGATCGCGGCGCAGAACTCGATCTGGTCGCCCAACAGCACGCTTATGCAGCCAACGCCTCCGCCCACCACTGGCACCGTTCCGCACACCCCGATTCCTACGCCCAGCTATACGATCCCTACCGTGCCGGTTCCACAACCACCGGCAGCGGATGGAGCTTCGCCACCGGAAGCAGCGGTCGAAGCAACACCCGAGACAACACCGATGAAGGATACGAAACCGGCGGCCAGCAGTAGGCCCTACCCCACGTCGGTGAAACCCCAGACGGCCCGTGCCATCTGGACGCCGTCGCAACCGGCATCGCCGATCAAGAAGGACATGGGTCAGTCCCACTTCAACTACGAGTATCCGCTCGCGGTGGTCACCTCCAAGAAGCTGCTGCAGGTCGTGAGCGATCGCAACCAGTCGCTGCTGCATCTTTCCGACACGGGCACAACCACGACCACGACCACGATGACAACGGTCGCTTCTGCCACGTCGACCACGAGCAACAGCGTACCGTCCAGTCCACTGCCGATCGATCAGCAGACGATGATGGGTCCGACCGCTCCCGGCACGCGCAACGAGTCGCCCATGGTGCAGATCCAGCCGGCCCAATCACGCCCCGGCGATTTGAGTCAGGAGGACCAGGAGGTGAACGACATCAACAGTCCCCATATGCACCATTCGCAGTCACTGCCGGTCGGTACGGCCGTTCCGATTCGTGATCTGTGTGCGGACGAGGATCAGGACCAGGGCGAGGGGTCACCCTGTTCCGCCGGTGGGCTGCACTTTAAAAACTCACAGTCCGTCATCAACTATACGCGCCGACGGCTGCACAGCCACTGTTTGGTGGATTCGTCTGATCCGTACTACAGCACCGGCACGTCACCGGCGGACACGAGCGGGAACTACCTCCGCAATGGGGCTACCATGGCGACGCAGCTCGTCTCGCTTGGGTcgcgcggtggtggtggtggaggcggcggcggtgtTATCGGTCCTGGCCAGCAGCTGCAAATCCCAGAACCGTTGGCCATTTACGGCCGTCAACAGGTGGCCGAGCAGGAGCAACACCACCATTACCACCATCAGTGTCACCATCACATCCATCTGCACcaacagcatcatcaacaccatcatcatcacgttGTTGGAGGTGCGGGCGCGGGGTCGTTGTTTGCagggcaccagcagcagcgccgccATTCGTTGCCAGATCTGAAGCACTTTGCGCTGAAGGTGAATCCGAAGCTGCTGCTTGACTCGGTTTCGATCGTGAAACAGCGCCAGCTGGGCCAGCAGCCGAATCGGGCGGGTGAGACGGCCAACGGCGCTGGCAACAACAGTGCATCGTCCTCGGAAGGTGTCGGCAGCAACGCAGACAGTAGCCCATCGGAGGAGGAAGCCATCTCGGCGGCGACGCACTTTCACAGCAAGCAGGAACAACGCTCCAGTGAGCAGCTCGCACGCAACCAGGAACTTTTCCGCCAGCTGCGCAACAATCTAACGACCGTCGTCACACCTATCAGTCATCTGCAGCACCACCGTGGACATCACCACcctcaccaccagcagcaacagcagctgcgGCTCCAGGGGGAATCGTTCAGTGTTACCCGATCGCGACTCGATCACCAGGCCAGCAGTGCAGGAACGGCGATCGTGCCGGTTCCGTCACATGCGACCATCTCGACCGCGACGCAAACAATCATTAGCTGGCCGCAGCCTTACGAGCAGATATTTTACGGCATCCTGCAGGAAGAGCTGCGCTTCAAGAACAGCATTTCCCAGATGCAGCACGAACAGCAGGTGCAGAAAAGTGGCCGACTCGATCCGTACGCGCTGCTCGACCAGTACATAGAAACGTGTGCGAAAACGCGCGCTACGCAGGCGGAGAATGGCAACCGGGCGAACCTGCCCGAATCGTACTATCAGGACCACATCCGGCTGTTGCATCTGCAGCTGCAGTACGAACGTCATCGGCGGGAGATACACGCCGAGCGCAACCGGCGGCTGCTGGGCAAGAGCCGCAAAATTCGCGCTCTGGAACAGAACAACGAAGCGCTGAAGGATCAGGTGGCCCGGTTGACGCGGGAGATCGCCTCCCTGAATGCGGAGCTCAGTACGGTGCGCCGTAAAACGAACGCCGAGCTTACGGAGGTGTCGCGAGAGTGTGTACGCTGGAAGGAAACGCTCCACCAGGAGCAGGAACTCTGCAAAGAGCGGCAGCTGAAGATCGAGGCACTGCAGGTGGTGATCAAGGACGAGACGGCCCAGCGCCGGGAGGTGAATCTGCAGCTGGAGAACGCACAGGGCGAGCTGTTCGATTTGCGGAACGAGCTGCGGAAAGCGGTCGGCAAGGCGGACTTGGGGCAGCAGTACCGCGAAGAGCTGACCCGTTTGCAGTCGGAGCTGCTGATGATGGGCGAGGTGCAGTTGCGCTTTAAGGAAAAGCTGGCGGAGTTGGAGCGGTTGCGCGCGCGGGAAGCAGAAATTGCACTCATGAAAGCGAACTATCACGAGGAATGGAAAG AGCTTAAATTTGCACTGCAGCAAAAATCGGCCCAGCTCGATACGGCCAAGGAACGGCAGGCCGAACTGGAACAGCAGCTGATCAAACGGGAGGAAACTATTACGCACCAGAAACGGACGCTGAAAACGGTGAAGGAAGAAAATCAGGAAAAGTTTAAG GCCCTGGAAAACAAATACGAAGCACAAAAGGCAATCATAATCCGCATGGAGGACCAAATCGAAGAGCTGCGCGTCCAGAGTTGCGTTGCGAAATCTCCCGATTCTGATCGGACTG ATGCGGTCGGATCGCTCGATCACACATCACCGCTGTCGATCTCGCTGGCGTCCAGCGAGGGTATTCCGGAAATTCGCAACCTATCCGCCCTTGTTGCACAGAATTCGGCCGGTCTGGGGACACAGCTGGGCGGTGGTGGACACAGCAGTACCTTGCCCGGTATGggaaacagcagcaccagcggtACCATCGAGCTCGATTCCAATCTTCCCACGCCGACCACGGCCGGTCTGTATCAGCAGGGCCAAGGCGGTGGAACGTTGCCCGATCCATAA